The DNA segment CTACGTTGGCTACGCGGGCGGCGAATGGCTAGGTAAGAAGTTGGAATCGCACCATTTCTTCGAGCGACCGAACGACCGGTCGCTGATCGTCCACACCCGGACCGACGCCCCCGCGGCGTTGCGCGATCGCGTCGCGACGGTCGACGCGTGGCACCTGTTCGACGGCGAGTTGGACATCTGAGCCCCGGCCCGCCGCGCCCGCGCGCTGGTGCGCAGGCGAATCTGGTGAATAATGTGGCCACATCATGCTCGCAGACGACCTCGGCCCTCGCGGCGCGGTGACCCCGCGCGACCAGCTCGACCGCATCGTCGCGCTCGTGCGCCGCGCGCTGCGGTACTGGTGGGTCGCGGCGCTCGTCGCGGTCGCGGGCACGGCGCTCACCGTCGGCGCCGCGTTACTCAAGGTGGACCGCTACGAGTCCGCGTCCGTCATCATGTACCAGGAGGTCATCTCCGCCCAACTTTTGCTCGGGTCGAGCCTCGCCGGCGAGCGGTCGCGCGGCATGGCGCTGCGGTTCGAGGAGATGACGCGCGCGCGCCCGCTGCTCGAGCAGGTGATCGAGGAGCACGGCCTGTTTTCGGACCTCATCCAGTCCGAGGGGATGAGCGCGGCGATCGAAGAGATGCGCAAGCGCATCGGATTCCGCGCCGGCGGCGGCGGCACGTTCACCATCTCGTACCGCGGCGACACGCGCGAGCAGGCACAGGCGGTCACCGCGTCGCTGGCCGATCATCTGATCGCGTGGGAGCGGGAGCTGCAGCGCAAACGCGCCAGCACGACCAAAGAGTTCCTCGCGAACCAGCGCGACCAGGTCGAAAAGGACCTCCAGCAGCGCGAGCGCGACCTCGCCGCCTTCTTGCGCGATCACCCGGAGTTCGCAACCGAGACGGTCGCCAACACCGCGGGCGCCGGCGTCCGCGCGGCGCGCGAGTCGCGGCGCGCCGGCGAGTCGGACCCGACGCTGCGGGCGCTCGAGCGCCAGCGCAACCGCATCCGCGCGCGGCTCGAGGCCGGTACGGCGCCGCCGTCGCCTCGCGAGGCGAGCAACCCGGCGGTGGTCGAAGCCGAGCGGGCGTTGCGCGCGGCCGAGCGCGAGCTGGACCAGGCGCGCCGCGACCTCGAACGCAAACAGGCCCGCTTTACCGACAAGCACCCGGACGTCGTGTTCGCCAAGAGCCAGGTGGCGGCGGCCGAGCGGCGCGTAGCCCAGGCGCGGGCGGACCTGGCGCAGGCGCGCGGCGCGCCGGCGGTCGCGCCCGCTTCCGAGGAAGACGTCGCGAAGTTGCGCGAAGAGCTCGACGACATCGAGAAGAAAATCGCCAGCTACAAGCGCCGTGCGCGCCGCGAACGCTCCGAGGCCGACGCCGACGACGCGGCCCGCGAGGTGGACGAAATCGTGCTGCTCGAGACCGAACACCAGCGCTTGCGCCGCGAGGTAGACGAGCTGCGCGAGCGCTACCAGGCGATCGAGGCCAAGGCGTTCACGGCCGAGATCGCCGCGGCATCGGAGGCGGCCGTGCAGGGCTCGCACCTGGCGGTCATCGAGCCGGCGTACCGGCCGACGCGGCCGGTCGGCGTGTCGCGCACGAAGCTCGTGTTGGCCGGCATGATCGCGTTTTCCGGGATCGGCGCGGCGGTGGCGTTCGCGCTCGCGCTGGTCGACGACCGCATCGTGAGCAAGTACGACGTCGAACGCCTCGACCTGTTGCCGGTGCTCGTCGT comes from the Deltaproteobacteria bacterium genome and includes:
- a CDS encoding protein kinase, which gives rise to MLADDLGPRGAVTPRDQLDRIVALVRRALRYWWVAALVAVAGTALTVGAALLKVDRYESASVIMYQEVISAQLLLGSSLAGERSRGMALRFEEMTRARPLLEQVIEEHGLFSDLIQSEGMSAAIEEMRKRIGFRAGGGGTFTISYRGDTREQAQAVTASLADHLIAWERELQRKRASTTKEFLANQRDQVEKDLQQRERDLAAFLRDHPEFATETVANTAGAGVRAARESRRAGESDPTLRALERQRNRIRARLEAGTAPPSPREASNPAVVEAERALRAAERELDQARRDLERKQARFTDKHPDVVFAKSQVAAAERRVAQARADLAQARGAPAVAPASEEDVAKLREELDDIEKKIASYKRRARRERSEADADDAAREVDEIVLLETEHQRLRREVDELRERYQAIEAKAFTAEIAAASEAAVQGSHLAVIEPAYRPTRPVGVSRTKLVLAGMIAFSGIGAAVAFALALVDDRIVSKYDVERLDLLPVLVVVPPGDRRRRGEV